In Coriobacteriaceae bacterium, a single window of DNA contains:
- a CDS encoding CBS domain-containing protein produces MNYLSEMLKLPVLDVDGEKLGVVNDFGIATGEVFPHVTSLAFRGPGKTPFMISWRKWVDRIDETGVHLKTSATEIRFSYLQPTELLLARDVLNKQIVDTQGMKVVRVNDIKFSMSGENQLRLLGAEVGARGLLRAISPALEHIVEGFMKHLGKPLSEDIIAWSYMDLLDRSTKNIQLSVSHKTLGELHPADIADIIEQLDPRLRAQVFAQLDTAQAAEAISEFDDDELMTEMLEGLSDTDASSMLAMMDPDDAADLIDELDYEKAEKLLRLMGVKEEKAIRNLLGYEDNTAGRIMTSEFVSLPATATVGDAIEAIRKLDEDFESVYYVYTEDPSGMLTGVLSLRTLIVADRDATLGQLAYRDLVYVSPDEDQEDVTDEMTKYDLVAIPVCDENRHILGIVTFDDAMDVIAEEHQEDLQIAGVGSGDSASDDSTNVLSWFVHRQYWVVVWGIASCIMATVLGTALGSAHLVVFPMCAMPLVLLAASRMVSFVKNYFLEYDGHDDEPKPYLGFFFQSTGMGLILSLVTYLCAQLVRTAAFPDAPMFEEQLFTGCFNIAAIICLVGNMSAVIYLMVLFWRDEHDLNTSGTAMNVIAVMISCVAYCAAAVLLTMSVMG; encoded by the coding sequence TTGAATTATCTGAGTGAGATGCTCAAATTGCCGGTCTTGGACGTCGATGGAGAAAAGCTCGGCGTGGTGAACGATTTTGGTATTGCTACCGGCGAAGTTTTTCCGCACGTGACGTCGCTCGCGTTCCGCGGTCCCGGCAAGACGCCGTTTATGATCAGCTGGCGCAAATGGGTCGACCGTATCGACGAGACGGGTGTACACCTTAAGACGTCGGCCACCGAAATCCGTTTTTCGTACCTGCAGCCGACCGAACTCTTGCTTGCCCGCGACGTGCTCAACAAGCAGATTGTCGACACGCAGGGCATGAAAGTCGTGCGCGTAAACGACATCAAGTTTTCCATGTCGGGCGAAAATCAGCTGCGCCTGCTGGGCGCCGAAGTGGGCGCCCGCGGTCTGCTACGCGCGATCAGCCCCGCACTCGAGCATATCGTCGAAGGCTTTATGAAGCACCTGGGCAAGCCGCTCAGTGAGGACATCATCGCTTGGTCCTACATGGACCTGCTCGATCGCTCGACCAAGAACATTCAACTCTCGGTGTCGCATAAGACGCTCGGCGAGCTGCACCCTGCCGACATCGCCGACATTATCGAGCAGCTCGACCCGCGCCTGCGTGCGCAGGTGTTTGCACAGCTCGATACTGCCCAGGCCGCCGAGGCCATCTCGGAGTTCGATGACGACGAGCTTATGACCGAGATGCTCGAGGGCCTGTCCGACACGGACGCATCGTCGATGCTGGCCATGATGGACCCGGACGACGCCGCCGACCTGATCGACGAGCTCGATTACGAGAAGGCCGAGAAGCTCCTGCGCCTGATGGGCGTCAAGGAGGAGAAGGCGATTCGTAACCTGCTGGGCTATGAGGACAACACCGCCGGCCGCATCATGACCTCGGAGTTTGTCTCGCTGCCCGCCACGGCGACGGTCGGCGATGCCATCGAGGCGATTCGCAAACTCGATGAGGACTTCGAGAGTGTCTATTACGTCTATACCGAGGATCCGAGCGGCATGCTCACCGGCGTGCTCTCGCTGCGCACGTTGATCGTTGCCGACCGCGATGCCACGCTGGGCCAGCTCGCCTATCGCGACCTGGTCTACGTGTCGCCCGACGAGGACCAGGAAGACGTGACGGACGAGATGACCAAGTACGACCTGGTTGCCATCCCTGTCTGCGACGAGAACCGTCATATCCTGGGCATCGTGACCTTCGACGACGCCATGGACGTTATCGCCGAGGAGCATCAGGAGGACCTGCAGATCGCCGGTGTCGGCTCGGGCGATAGCGCGTCGGACGACTCGACGAACGTGCTCAGCTGGTTTGTGCATCGCCAGTACTGGGTTGTCGTGTGGGGCATTGCCTCGTGCATCATGGCAACGGTGCTGGGGACGGCGCTCGGCTCCGCGCATCTGGTGGTGTTCCCCATGTGCGCCATGCCGCTCGTGCTGCTTGCTGCCTCGCGCATGGTGTCGTTCGTCAAGAACTACTTCTTGGAGTATGACGGTCACGACGACGAGCCCAAGCCGTATCTGGGGTTCTTCTTCCAGAGCACGGGCATGGGCCTGATTCTGTCACTCGTGACCTACCTGTGCGCCCAGCTGGTGCGCACCGCTGCGTTCCCCGATGCGCCCATGTTTGAGGAGCAACTCTTTACCGGGTGCTTTAATATCGCTGCCATCATTTGCCTGGTTGGCAACATGAGCGCCGTGATTTACCTGATGGTGCTGTTCTGGCGTGACGAGCATGACCTCAACACGTCGGGCACCGCCATGAACGTTATTGCCGTCATGATCTCGTGCGTAGCGTACTGCGCCGCTGCGGTGCTGCTCACCATGTCGGTCATGGGTTAG
- a CDS encoding PRC-barrel domain containing protein, whose protein sequence is MRAGDFVGAKIYRKPTEDKRTKKDGTPRSPKKLGKIHFPVFTPGGTRVVGFMVRQSDIAGMIERPDRFVALDAIGVYEGAIAVDDVKDTYDSAAAKRLDINLDDCIIWVGMDVRTESGDVVGYCSDVEFKPRSGIVQAFYVTAGAASSVLVGDTQVPPTMLRGYENGAMVVSDEVKSLGYSGGAAAKAAEASVVVGDKVKKGAKVLDDKGSVAVDKGSRALGKQLGKTRGMFKAFKDEYQKASGGSSKATK, encoded by the coding sequence ATGCGCGCCGGGGATTTTGTCGGCGCCAAGATCTATCGCAAGCCTACCGAGGACAAGCGCACCAAAAAGGATGGCACGCCGCGCAGCCCTAAAAAGCTCGGAAAGATTCACTTTCCGGTCTTTACCCCGGGCGGTACGCGCGTGGTCGGCTTTATGGTCCGCCAGTCCGATATCGCGGGCATGATCGAGCGTCCCGACCGATTCGTAGCGCTCGACGCCATTGGTGTCTACGAGGGCGCCATTGCGGTCGATGACGTCAAGGACACGTACGATTCCGCCGCCGCTAAGCGCCTCGACATCAACTTGGACGATTGCATCATCTGGGTCGGTATGGACGTGCGCACGGAATCGGGCGACGTCGTGGGCTATTGCTCGGACGTTGAGTTCAAGCCACGCTCGGGCATCGTGCAGGCATTCTATGTGACCGCCGGTGCTGCTTCGAGTGTTTTGGTTGGTGACACGCAGGTGCCGCCGACGATGCTGCGCGGCTACGAGAACGGTGCGATGGTCGTCTCGGACGAGGTCAAGTCGCTCGGGTATTCGGGCGGTGCGGCCGCCAAGGCCGCCGAGGCCAGCGTCGTGGTGGGCGACAAGGTCAAAAAGGGTGCCAAGGTACTCGACGACAAGGGATCGGTTGCCGTGGACAAGGGCAGTCGCGCACTGGGCAAGCAGCTCGGCAAGACGCGCGGCATGTTCAAGGCCTTTAAGGACGAATACCAAAAGGCGAGCGGAGGCTCGTCAAAAGCTACAAAATAG
- a CDS encoding hemolysin III family protein, translating to MSDSSDSSKPRPKTAAVPHYTMGEEIMNSVTHGVGCLLGIAGLVLLIVFAALRGGGPAHMAAAIVYGVSIILEYLASTLYHAIQSAGAKRVFRIIDHSCIYLLIAGSYTPFCLITLANDGGAVLFFAVWAIAIIGIALECFMRERQPHWVSGLVYLLMGWLVVFKLPELVALLSPVALALLAVGGVCYTAGVPFYIAKNVRYLHSVFHLWVLAGSIFQFMAVILFVI from the coding sequence ATGTCCGATTCGAGCGACAGTTCTAAGCCGCGACCCAAGACCGCGGCCGTTCCACACTACACCATGGGCGAGGAGATCATGAACTCCGTCACCCATGGTGTTGGCTGCCTGCTGGGTATCGCGGGCCTGGTGCTCCTGATCGTATTCGCCGCCCTGCGCGGCGGAGGCCCGGCCCACATGGCCGCGGCGATCGTCTATGGCGTAAGCATTATCCTTGAATACTTGGCCTCCACGCTTTACCACGCGATTCAGTCCGCGGGTGCCAAGCGCGTATTCCGCATCATCGACCATAGCTGCATCTACCTGCTCATTGCGGGCAGCTATACGCCGTTTTGCCTCATTACACTGGCAAACGACGGCGGCGCTGTGCTGTTCTTTGCCGTATGGGCCATCGCCATTATCGGCATCGCCCTCGAGTGCTTTATGCGCGAGCGTCAACCGCACTGGGTAAGCGGCCTGGTCTACCTGCTGATGGGCTGGCTCGTCGTCTTTAAGCTGCCCGAACTTGTGGCACTGCTCAGCCCCGTGGCACTTGCCCTGCTCGCCGTCGGCGGCGTGTGCTACACCGCGGGCGTGCCGTTCTATATCGCCAAAAACGTGCGCTATCTTCACAGCGTGTTTCACCTGTGGGTGCTCGCCGGCAGCATCTTCCAGTTCATGGCGGTGATTCTCTTCGTAATCTAG
- a CDS encoding hemolysin family protein, with the protein MDITISLITTLVLTLINGYFSMSEMALTTAKRAVLEHEAEEGDKRAERAIKLAADSDQLLATIQVAITLVGFASSAVASTSLSDPLAAWLTSFGIAPLSAIARGLAPVIITVAVAFVSIVIGELVPKRIGLANAEGVSKQVVGPLSVFQKIARPLVWLTGACSDGLARILRIKSADDRQNVSEEEIKYMVSEQDDLLDEEKRMIHEIFDLGDTVAREVMVPRVDTTMCEDDETVADVLSTMRQTGFSRIPVYHEDPDNVAGIAHIKDLIQPALDGKGDQPIAGFLRDATFVPDTKDILPLLSEMQTSHDQIVVVVDEYGGTAGIITIEDIVEEIVGEIEDEFDPDNKYLTRLSRREWLVDGRFSCDDAIELGWPLEESDDYETIAGWILELCDSVPDIGEVFEVAGYKFKVQSMRGQRISLIRVIAPVETDKKDSESSAEKPAASGAGSVDPHDGDE; encoded by the coding sequence ATGGACATAACCATCTCCCTTATCACCACCCTCGTTTTGACCCTCATCAACGGCTACTTCTCTATGTCCGAGATGGCGCTCACCACGGCCAAGCGCGCCGTGCTGGAGCACGAGGCCGAGGAGGGCGACAAGCGCGCCGAGCGCGCCATTAAGCTGGCTGCCGACTCCGACCAGCTGCTGGCCACCATCCAGGTTGCCATCACACTCGTGGGCTTTGCCTCGTCCGCCGTCGCCTCGACGAGCCTGTCCGACCCACTCGCCGCTTGGCTCACGAGCTTTGGCATCGCGCCGCTCTCCGCCATCGCGCGCGGCCTGGCGCCGGTCATCATCACCGTCGCGGTCGCCTTCGTGTCCATCGTGATTGGCGAGCTTGTGCCCAAGCGCATTGGTCTGGCCAATGCCGAAGGCGTGTCCAAGCAGGTCGTGGGGCCGCTTTCCGTGTTCCAAAAGATCGCCCGTCCGCTCGTGTGGCTGACCGGCGCCTGCTCCGATGGTCTGGCTCGCATCCTGCGCATCAAGAGCGCCGACGACCGTCAGAACGTCTCGGAAGAAGAGATCAAGTACATGGTCTCGGAGCAGGACGACCTGCTCGACGAGGAAAAGCGCATGATCCACGAGATCTTCGACCTGGGCGACACCGTTGCCCGCGAGGTCATGGTGCCGCGCGTGGACACCACCATGTGCGAGGACGACGAGACGGTCGCCGACGTGCTGTCCACCATGCGCCAGACCGGCTTTAGCCGCATCCCTGTCTATCACGAGGATCCCGACAACGTCGCCGGCATCGCGCACATCAAGGACCTGATTCAGCCCGCGCTCGACGGCAAGGGCGACCAGCCCATCGCCGGCTTTTTGCGCGACGCCACCTTTGTGCCCGACACCAAGGACATCCTGCCGCTGCTGTCCGAGATGCAGACCTCGCACGACCAGATCGTGGTGGTCGTGGACGAGTACGGCGGCACGGCCGGCATCATCACCATCGAGGACATCGTCGAGGAGATCGTCGGCGAGATCGAGGACGAGTTCGACCCCGACAACAAGTATCTCACGCGCCTTTCGCGCCGCGAGTGGCTCGTTGATGGGCGTTTTTCGTGCGATGACGCGATTGAGCTTGGTTGGCCGCTTGAGGAAAGCGATGATTATGAGACCATCGCCGGCTGGATTTTGGAGCTTTGCGACTCGGTGCCCGACATCGGAGAGGTGTTTGAGGTTGCGGGGTACAAGTTTAAAGTGCAGTCGATGCGTGGCCAGCGCATCTCGCTCATTCGCGTGATCGCTCCGGTCGAAACCGATAAGAAGGATTCCGAGTCTTCGGCAGAGAAGCCGGCGGCGTCGGGTGCGGGCTCTGTGGATCCGCACGATGGCGACGAGTAG
- a CDS encoding polysaccharide deacetylase family protein, whose product MHQNGSNLNGRSGAHPTARRDLGQLPSGQRRRHRKPGAMYLNHSRGFSDRSARIGNSRTPRRSSRLPYALIAVGCALVLFIAAVVGYVNRSVDVELNGQKTAVRVGSTLQNLIDEQDLTDTYDAGDLLAVDDSVLKRHGGEKLSVKVDGKRVKQGKWDSRELEGGEKVTVKDGRNTYEKHEVQATVIEPKLKVEGTGAIEYVQTWGVQGRSEVWVGERSGKTQDRGEVVPATDCVVACASVAPKGNKKYVALTFDEGPSGATKQILQVLKEKGVTATFFLSGDAAEASPATAKAIVDAGCEIGSNSYSDDSLKGQDREAVREQITKGTDAIKSATGVKTMLLRAPYAAFDEQNWIDAMDLVSAVVSWNIDSGDWLLNGADEQVSTVLDSVTPGNIVLLTDRDECAEQTLEALPQIIDGLIADGYKIVTLSDLVKTDTSLSKKLTSLTKVTMPKDAVFPQLAEDDDTTE is encoded by the coding sequence ATGCACCAAAACGGATCCAACTTAAACGGGCGTTCGGGTGCGCATCCGACAGCGCGCCGCGACCTGGGGCAGCTGCCCAGCGGTCAGCGCCGCCGTCACCGTAAGCCCGGCGCGATGTATCTCAACCATAGCCGCGGCTTTAGCGATCGCAGCGCGCGCATCGGCAACAGCCGCACACCCCGTCGTTCGTCTCGCCTGCCCTATGCGCTGATCGCCGTGGGTTGCGCGCTCGTGCTGTTTATCGCTGCCGTCGTGGGCTACGTCAACCGCAGCGTGGACGTGGAGCTCAACGGCCAGAAGACCGCGGTGCGCGTGGGCTCTACGCTGCAGAATCTCATCGACGAACAGGATTTGACTGACACCTACGACGCAGGCGACCTGCTAGCCGTCGATGACAGCGTGCTCAAGCGCCATGGGGGCGAAAAGCTGTCGGTGAAGGTCGACGGCAAGCGCGTGAAGCAGGGCAAATGGGATAGCCGCGAACTCGAGGGCGGCGAGAAGGTGACGGTCAAGGATGGCCGTAACACTTACGAGAAGCACGAGGTTCAGGCTACGGTTATCGAGCCCAAGCTCAAGGTCGAGGGCACGGGCGCTATCGAGTATGTGCAGACATGGGGTGTCCAGGGCCGATCCGAGGTGTGGGTTGGTGAGCGGTCAGGCAAGACGCAAGACCGCGGCGAGGTTGTGCCCGCCACCGATTGCGTTGTTGCGTGCGCCAGCGTGGCGCCCAAGGGCAACAAAAAGTACGTGGCGCTGACGTTTGACGAGGGTCCGAGCGGCGCCACCAAACAGATCTTGCAGGTGCTCAAGGAAAAGGGCGTCACCGCGACGTTCTTCCTTTCGGGCGATGCGGCCGAGGCCTCGCCTGCCACGGCCAAGGCGATTGTCGACGCCGGGTGCGAGATCGGATCCAACAGCTACAGCGACGATTCGCTCAAGGGTCAGGACCGTGAGGCGGTGCGCGAACAGATCACGAAAGGCACCGATGCGATTAAGTCGGCGACCGGCGTGAAGACGATGCTGCTGCGTGCTCCCTACGCTGCCTTTGACGAGCAAAACTGGATTGATGCGATGGACCTGGTCTCCGCCGTGGTCTCGTGGAATATCGACTCGGGCGACTGGCTGCTAAACGGTGCCGACGAACAGGTCTCGACGGTGCTCGATTCGGTGACGCCGGGCAATATCGTGCTGCTCACCGATAGAGACGAATGCGCCGAGCAGACACTCGAGGCGCTGCCGCAGATTATCGACGGCCTCATTGCCGACGGCTACAAGATCGTGACGCTCAGCGACCTGGTCAAGACGGACACGTCGCTGAGCAAAAAGCTCACCTCGCTGACGAAGGTCACCATGCCCAAGGACGCCGTGTTCCCCCAACTTGCCGAGGACGACGACACCACAGAGTAG
- a CDS encoding YtxH domain-containing protein, with the protein MGKTFSFVSGALFGAAAGAIVGVALAPRSGAETRAMAADIANDAWDNMRDTYEHSAEEARAAVNDFGPMVDAKTDDLRAKVDLARERMDQLREQLNDAISGGNVTPAADVVVENAVEADTEAAEPSTEA; encoded by the coding sequence ATGGGTAAGACTTTCAGCTTTGTCTCCGGCGCACTTTTTGGCGCCGCTGCCGGCGCTATTGTCGGCGTTGCTCTGGCCCCGCGCTCGGGTGCCGAGACCCGCGCCATGGCTGCCGATATCGCTAACGACGCCTGGGACAATATGCGCGACACCTACGAGCACAGCGCCGAGGAGGCCCGTGCTGCGGTGAATGACTTTGGCCCGATGGTTGACGCCAAGACCGACGACCTGCGCGCCAAGGTCGACCTGGCCCGCGAGCGCATGGACCAGCTGCGCGAGCAGCTCAACGACGCCATTTCGGGCGGCAACGTGACGCCTGCCGCCGACGTCGTGGTCGAGAACGCCGTCGAGGCTGATACCGAGGCTGCGGAGCCCTCGACCGAGGCATAA
- a CDS encoding DUF362 domain-containing protein, with product MTATAPAAPAKVYFTNLRTHARESQLDKLKRLIRHAGIEQIDFENKFVAIKIHFGELGNLSFLRPNYARAVADVVKELGGKPFLTDCNTLYVGSRKNALEHIDTAYQNGFTPYATGCQIIIADGLKGTDEALVPVEGGEYVREAKIGQALMDADIVISLTHFKGHEQAGFGGAMKNLGMGGGSRAGKMEQHAAGKPNVATEHCVGCRACEKICAHNAISFGDTRERELANGNTRTVHVAAIDHDRCVGCGRCIAACNQDAIKPGYEAAADVLNCKIAEYTKAVVQDRPSFHISLAMDISPNCDCHPENDTPIVNDIGMFASFDPVAIDQACADAVMASEPLPNTELTDSAAKMEHNHEHLEGEQAKDPFCITHPDTDWRVCIAHAEKIGLGTSEYELIEVK from the coding sequence ATGACCGCAACTGCACCCGCAGCACCCGCTAAGGTGTACTTCACCAACCTGCGCACGCATGCTCGCGAGAGCCAGCTCGACAAGCTCAAGCGCCTCATACGTCACGCCGGTATTGAGCAGATCGACTTTGAGAACAAGTTCGTCGCCATCAAGATTCACTTTGGCGAGCTGGGCAACCTGAGCTTTTTGCGCCCCAACTACGCCCGCGCCGTCGCGGACGTGGTGAAGGAGCTGGGCGGCAAGCCCTTCCTCACCGACTGCAATACGCTCTATGTCGGTAGCCGCAAAAACGCGCTCGAGCACATCGACACTGCCTACCAGAACGGCTTTACCCCGTATGCCACGGGTTGCCAGATTATCATCGCCGACGGCCTCAAGGGTACCGACGAGGCGCTCGTCCCGGTCGAGGGCGGCGAGTACGTGCGCGAGGCCAAGATCGGTCAGGCGCTCATGGATGCCGATATTGTGATCAGCCTTACCCACTTTAAGGGTCATGAGCAGGCCGGCTTTGGCGGCGCCATGAAGAACCTGGGCATGGGCGGCGGCAGTCGCGCCGGCAAGATGGAGCAGCATGCCGCCGGCAAGCCGAACGTCGCGACCGAGCACTGCGTTGGCTGCCGTGCCTGCGAAAAGATCTGCGCGCACAACGCCATCTCGTTTGGCGATACCCGCGAGCGCGAGCTTGCCAACGGCAACACTCGCACGGTGCACGTGGCTGCCATCGACCACGATCGCTGCGTGGGCTGCGGACGCTGCATTGCGGCATGCAACCAGGACGCCATCAAGCCCGGCTATGAGGCCGCGGCCGACGTGCTCAACTGTAAGATCGCCGAGTACACCAAAGCCGTTGTCCAGGATCGTCCCAGCTTCCACATTTCGCTGGCTATGGATATCAGCCCCAACTGCGATTGCCATCCCGAAAACGACACACCTATCGTCAACGATATCGGCATGTTCGCGAGCTTCGACCCGGTCGCCATCGACCAGGCCTGCGCCGACGCCGTCATGGCGTCCGAGCCGCTGCCCAACACCGAGCTTACCGATAGCGCGGCCAAGATGGAGCACAACCACGAGCATCTGGAGGGCGAGCAGGCCAAGGATCCCTTCTGCATCACGCATCCCGACACCGACTGGCGCGTGTGCATCGCGCATGCCGAGAAGATCGGCCTGGGCACGAGCGAGTACGAGCTCATCGAGGTCAAGTAG
- a CDS encoding alpha/beta hydrolase, translating into MSQNARSHRKLKIAGVVALVLVVALLGFAGNFLFDFALNPQAPYTMKMMQDGKDAEKGEQMDAEEGEARAWFKENRESSSLTANDGTELAAWYFAASESAHDYAVCLHGYTNEPIGMARYVKRFHDRGMNVLAPAARAHERSGGDYIGMGWPERLDIVAWIEQIVQADPEARILVFGESMGAATAMNVAGESLPANVKCIIEDCGYTSVWDEFSLQLKDVFGLPSFPLLDVANLVCNVRAGYDFHKASSVEQLKHATVPMLFIHGDQDTFVPYDMLDQNYDACASKVKQKLTIHGATHAKSAQVDPELYWDTVDNFLDKNF; encoded by the coding sequence ATGTCTCAAAACGCACGTTCCCATCGAAAGCTCAAGATAGCCGGCGTCGTTGCGCTGGTGCTCGTTGTCGCGCTGCTGGGGTTTGCCGGCAACTTTTTGTTTGACTTTGCCCTGAACCCCCAAGCGCCGTACACCATGAAGATGATGCAGGATGGCAAGGACGCCGAAAAGGGCGAGCAGATGGACGCCGAGGAGGGCGAGGCACGGGCGTGGTTTAAGGAAAACCGCGAGAGCAGCAGCCTCACCGCGAACGACGGGACCGAGCTTGCCGCCTGGTATTTTGCTGCGTCGGAGAGCGCACACGATTACGCCGTCTGCCTGCATGGATATACCAACGAGCCCATCGGTATGGCCCGATACGTCAAGCGATTCCACGACCGCGGCATGAACGTACTCGCACCCGCCGCACGCGCCCACGAGCGCTCCGGCGGCGACTATATCGGCATGGGCTGGCCCGAGCGCCTCGACATCGTCGCATGGATCGAGCAAATCGTTCAGGCTGACCCCGAGGCGCGCATCCTGGTCTTTGGCGAGTCGATGGGTGCGGCAACTGCCATGAACGTCGCGGGGGAATCTCTGCCCGCAAACGTGAAATGCATTATCGAGGACTGCGGTTATACAAGTGTTTGGGACGAGTTTTCTCTGCAGCTCAAGGACGTGTTCGGCCTGCCCAGCTTTCCCTTGCTCGATGTAGCAAACTTGGTGTGCAACGTGCGCGCGGGCTACGACTTTCATAAGGCGAGCAGTGTGGAGCAACTCAAACACGCGACGGTTCCCATGCTGTTTATCCACGGCGACCAAGACACTTTTGTGCCGTACGATATGCTCGACCAAAACTACGACGCGTGCGCCAGCAAGGTCAAGCAAAAGCTCACCATCCATGGCGCCACCCACGCCAAGAGCGCGCAGGTCGACCCCGAACTCTACTGGGACACGGTCGACAACTTCCTCGACAAGAATTTTTAG